One Burkholderia sp. WP9 genomic window, CCGGGAAAACGAAAATGATGGCGGGGGCGATGATGAGAGAGCATCAATCCAAACGAGAGCATCTTACGATCTATCTGGTCAGGGATGTGAAGCTGAAAGACGACCAAATCGTCAAAACCGACCGAGCAAAGCCGCCTATTGACTTGAAAATTAGCGAGGGAAACGCCCGCCTTTACGCCAAGAAAACCTCGCGTCCGAAATTGCCAGACTGGGCTCCGTTTCTCGTCCGCAACCAAGAGGTGCCGCCCGATCTTTTCGAGGGTAACCGGTCGGAGGGAGCCGTCCTGCTGGTCCGGCATGCCGGCGCGGTGTTCGCGCTCTCGTTCGGGATGGGGCACCACCTCATCAACCTTGACCTCGCCGATCGCGACTTCGGCTTGCGTGTGACGCTCAATTCGATTGACCCGCAAAAGCTGCGCAGCCTCGACAAGGCGAGCCACGAGGTCAATCCGTTGCACATACGGAGCCAAAGCTCGCGAGACGCCGATATATTCGATTTGAATATCGACCCCGAGCTCGACATGGTCCATGCGGTCACAGGAACATCTGAGGTCGCGCTCTTCGGCGAGCACATTAGCGGTCGCGACGCGCTGACCATCAATCCACCAGCGACTCTCGACGACCTACCAAAGATTCTGGCCGAGGCACTGGCCCACCGGGACAAGCCGCTCCCCGAGCGATTCGCCTGGATAGACAATGTTCATCGAGTGCGCGACTCAACGATGATCGAATGCCTCGACGACGCACTCACCGACGCCCTGCAATCCGATCCCCGACCGGAGAACCTCTGGCTTGGGGAACCAGAGATTGTCGATTGGGAAAAGCAGACCGGCTACTCGTTCGACCAGCGGTCCAAGACAGCGCACCACCGCACGCTCCAACTCGACCAGTTGATCGACTACATCGCCGACCATGGCGGCAAACCTAACGCGACACTGCTCCGATCCATCTCCGTCCACGTGAACGATGCAAACTACCAGTCGATCAAAAGCTGGGCGGCCTATCGGTGCCTATACGCGGAACTCCCCATGGGCGACGAGACCTTCATTCTACGCAACGGCCTGTGGTATGAAGTCAGCCGCAAGTTCGTCGATGAGATAGACGCTCACTTCAGGCGGCTCGAAGTTGACCCGGCGAAGATGCCCTTCTACCAACACGCCAATGAAGGGCTATATAACGCGAGCGTCGCAACGGAAAACTCCGGATACGAACTGCTCGACAAGAAAAACATTTCGTTTGGCAACGGTTACGACAAGATCGAATTTTGCGACCTCGTGCGCGACGGACGCGATCTCATCCACGTGAAGCTCTATAGGAGCTCAGCCACGCTCAGCCACCTCTTCGCCCAAGGAAGCGTATCGGCCGAGACCTTCATGCGCCATGAGGAGTTTCGGGTCAAGCTCAACGAAAAGCTCCCCGCCAGCATCAAGCTCGACGACCCTCTCGCGCGTCCTAAGGCCGAGAACTACCGGATCGTCTACGCCATCGCAACCACGAAGGATCTTCCAAAAGATCTGCCGTTCTTTTCGAAGATCACGCTCAAGAACGCCATCATCGGCTTGAACGGGCTTGGCTTCGGAGTCGCGTTAGCACGCATCGATGTCGATCCAGTCTTCCTGAAAACCGCCAACTATAAGCCCGCTAGAAATGCAGCCGGAGCGTCGAAGCTGGCAAGGAAGCCGAGACAGACAGCACAACGCGGCGGCATTCATGCCCCACCCGCAACGCCGCCCTCCGCATGACTTTCACCGCCGATCGACAGGCAATTTCTTTGGAGCGAGTCAAGGCTAGGGCAGTCCGGCAAAGCCAGCCTTCGACACCTGCATTGGCGGACAATGCTTCTGCTGCCGATGCCTCGCCAGGATTCTGATCGTCTTTCGTTAACGAATCATCTCGTTCTCTCCGCACTGAAAGCCCAGCAAGGTTCGGCGTTCGGCGTGCGCATCCTTTTAGAGATGGTCCTTATGACAGGTTTCGTCGACGAGGCGCGATCACAAGAGATTCTGCCGGAAGTCCTGGTTGAAGCAGAGGAGACAGTTATGAAAAAAGCCATCGATCTCGCCGACCTGTGTCTGAAAATCCTGTCGTGCGTCGCCATCGCTTGCGCGGGCATATGGGCGCTCTGTACCTTCCGGCTTGGCGGCTCGACCGACTGGCAAGACAAGACAACATCACGCTCGAAACACAGGTGCTGCCTTACCACGACGACCTGCGCCTGCTGGTGGCCCACGCGAAGTCAAAGAATCCTCGCAACGCGACCTTCGAACTCGACAGACCTCTTACCGATACCAAACACCCTGCCCAGTGTGGCCTTCCCCTCGGCACATGTTAGCTGACGGGTAGCGACGTTAGCGAATCGCTGCTTTGAGCACGCCCCAATCGCGGTTTTCTACCCATACAAACTTACATCGCCCCTGACTGCGTCGCGCCCACAGATCCCCGATACGCTTCTTTTCCTTACTGTCCGTACCGTCAGCAATATGGCTACCTTTGTACTCAACTGCCAATGTCACACCCGACTGTAGCCGGACGATAAAATCGGGATAGAACCGGTCGGAGGCAGTTTGTAGCCAGAAGGAGCTCGGCTTTTTCTCCACGTTGCGCACCCACCATTCAACACCGTCCAGCTCGTTGGCGATTTTTTCCGCGCACTCAAACTCTTCGCCACTTGGTTTCAGGTTGCCGATGACGGGGAAAAAGTGGCGCTTCAGAGGCAGCAGTCCCACATACGGAGTGTCATACGCGTAGCGTCCCGGCCTTAATTCGACGCAATGCTCGTCGCGAACGTCGAACGAACTCTCATCGCCAAATAGGCCCTCGAATACGCGTTGCTTGGCAAGCACCAAACCGGCAACCATCTTCCTTTCAAGTGCGCCACGAAGACGAAATTTGCGATATGCGAGCTCGTCGATACTAAAGGTACGAGTCGCCGTCAAATATGAAACCGCAGCGTTAAGCCACGCAGCTTTTTCCCCTTGGTCGGAGTACGGGAAATACAGATTGCGGTCCAACCAATGAACAAGGTCCGTCGGCGACCAACCTTGTTCGCGGCCGAACAGGGCGAGCTGACTATCGAGCCTATCGAACACGTCACATTCGATTTTTTCAAGTTGAGAAATCGACAAAGCCGCACGACGCATGGCCTCGACATCATGCGCAAACTCGCTTTCAGTCAGTTTGGGATCAAAGTCAGATATCTCCCAATCCGCATCAAGCAATGGCGTCTCGTTGAACACGTCGAAGAACCCGTGCTGGGTGATTCCGAGAAGAGGTACCGTCGCCGTTATGCCACGTTCAGCTGGTGTTTCGCCACGGGAAAAACGCGCCATCTGCGCGGCGATCTCGGCATCCAACTGCTGTCGTACAACTCTTGCCGCCTCGGGCTGGCGAAAGGTCTCAGAGATCTTTCTAATTTCTGCTTCGTCAGCCCCGCCTTTGATTGTAAGCGTTCCCGATTCAGGAGAAATTTCGAGTTTCTCCCGTACGTTTTTGGGCAATGCGGCGATGGCACCTTCATCGGGAAGGACGAGCGCGTTGCCAATTTCCGGCAGTGCGACGATGAGATCTTTATGGCCTGCGAATAAATCATCAATCTTTCCACTATCGCTAGGTCCTCGAATCAGATCCTTGGTTTCTAGACGCTCAAAACCACTCTGCACAAGCCCATCTCGCAGACCTTGCACCGTAGATGCCAATTCGCCTGAGACAACATACGCGTAGCTGCGGTTGAGTGCCTCTCGCTTTTTTCGGCTAACGTGCGGCATGCGCAAAATTCGACCGAGCACCTGCTCCACCGCCGTCGCGGAAGTTGTGTTGCGAAATGAAAACAGGATGTAGGCAAACGGACAATCCCACCCCTCACGAAGTTTGTCGACAGTGATGATGAACTGAGGGTAGTCCGCATCGCTCAGTTGTCGCCCTGACAGTTCATCAAGCGCACCCGTGGCGATGGCTATCGTCTCGGGTGCCACGTTAAAGTCGTCGACCAAGTGGCGCTTCACCCGTTCCGGGGTGAACGTCTCACTTCGCGCGTCCTTGCGTTCTGCTTGAATTAGCATAACTACCGGATGTATAACTTCACCAGTCAGCTTGACTTCCTCGCCCGCCTCTCTCTCAAGCGATCGCAGACGGCCGATGGCTTCGGACAACGAAACCCGCCATTCAGGATGCGTTGCCAATTCCAGCGGAAGCTTCAACATGTCTTCAGCTTGAAGGGTCGATGCGGAAACGCTACGCAAAACATTCGACGGCTGGCTCGCTCGATCAGGCGTCGCCGTCAGCTCCAAAACACATGAAGGATTGAGCCGAACGAGAGTGTCAACGGCCAATGGCGTGCCCTGGTTATGCGCCTCGTCGACGACGATGAACGGACGCCGCAACCGGATTACGTCAGCAAGAGAACGCTCACCCATTTGCGGGCCAGATAAGCCTTCAAAATGCGACAACAGTGCGCCATTTTGGCGGTACACGCGCAGACCATCGGCTGTGTCACGCTTGAAACTCTGCATGGTCGCCACGACAATCGTGTTCGCTGCATTCAGAGTGGGCGCTGTCATTGCCAGTGCCTCCTCTACGTCAAGGACATTCACTCTCCCGAATAGCGCGCACATGTCTTCATTAAGCAGCTCACCTTTCGTTTTAAGGGCGCGTAATGTCTGCTCCCGGATCGGCTCTGACGGCACAAGCCACAAGACGAGCGAATTTTCAGTTGCTAAAAATGCCTTATTCACCTTCGCAATCGCCTGACCGGCTATGCGCGTCTTCCCTCCCCCAGTCGGAACACGAAGACAAACATACGGTACAGCATCGGCACCTGGTAACGGGTGATACGGCAACGCATGCCCGAAGTGCGCAAGAGTGCTCTCTGCGAACGCCGCAGCAGGACTCTTTAGCTCGCGCGTGCGTGCCAAGAATGTCTCGAACGCTTCCAGCAGTTTAGTCTGATAGTCCTTCAAGCCCATGATTTAACCGCCAGTTCGTAGGGAAGCTGATTAAAGGTGAGGTTTAGCTGCGAGAGCTTCGATTTGTCAAACCGGCTGCGCGCGCCGTACACGACGCGTGCTCCCCCGAAATGGGGCAATATCTCGTCCATTATCGCGAGTGTTCTCGCATTCAACACATTACCGCCGGCATCAGACCGATCTTTGAGAATTCCGTTGTAGAACAGGAAGACCGCACGCCCGTCGAAGACGCCCAGCAAGGGGCTGCGAGCTTGCCCGGGCCGCTGCGACGTCATACCAACGCCTGTGCCTGTCTCAACGAACCACACGAATTCGGCCAATTCATCGAATGTCACATCAGACCGTATCGCGCCATCTGTGGCGAACAATGCGCGATCCGAGAGGTGGCAAAACTGGAAGCCGCCGCCCAGTCCAGGAACATCGACACCCTTACTCGTCCTGTAGCCCTCACAGATAGCCTTTAGGCGCGGGGCGGTGACAGTCTGCGCAATCTTCTCGCTAAGCTCAACCAAGATGAAACGTCGCTTACCACCGTCTTCGGCATTCTTTTTTAGGACCGCATGGCCAGTGGTTCCAGATCCCGCAAAGCTGTCCAGAAAAATACCCTCGGTCGTATCGATCATGGAAAACAGATACTTCAGCAGATCGACAGGCTTCGGAAATGGGAATTTGAATCCAAGCTCTTCGAGCTCCGCGGACTGTGATTGGGTGCTACCCACCCCACTGATGACGGAGATTACGTGACTCGCAGCCTGCCGTTCCTTAATTGATTCAATAGCACCGGTGTGGGTCAACACGAACCGCGTCTGTTGGCCTTTACTATCTTTTACCGCCTCGAATCCGTTCTGGATGAACTGAAGCAGAATATCCTTGGACGACCACCCGCTAGAGGCAACAACCGCGCGAACGAGTGCGCCATTTTCAATTAAAACGTCATGCTCATACCGCGGCCATTTATCCGTACGCGCTGAGATGTTCGCACACTCAATACTGGCCGGAAATCCAGCAGGCAATGTCACATCGCTAACCGGATTTTTGGGTCCGTTCTTTACGATAGTGTTCTGAATCTTATCCCGGTTCAGTTTGCTGTTGCCACCAACGGATGGATCGACAAGTTTTGGGAACGGAAAAAGTTCAGGGGACATCGCATACGCAAGGATGTACTCGTGACAGTTCTTGATCTTTGCCTGATTGTCGAAGTTTCCATCCGTGCGCCAAACGAACGTGGTGAGGCGGCGTTTGACACCGAAAATCTCATCCATCAAAGCGCGCAGGTGATGCAGCTCGTCGTCGCCAATGGAAACAAAAATCACCCCATCAGACGCGAGAAACTGCTTCAATAACAACAAGCGTGGATACATCATGCACAACCAGCGATCGTGTCGATCTAACGTTTCGCCCTCTTTACCCACCACTTCGCCCAGCCACCGGCGAATCTCCGGACTATTTACGTTATCGTTGTACATCCAGGCTTCGTTGCCTGTGTTGTAAGGCGGATCGATGTAGACGCACTTGACCTGGCCCGAGTAGCGCGGCAGTAGCGCTTTGAGCGCTTCAAGATTGTCGCCCCGTATAACTAGGTTTCCGGTGTCTTCTTGGCCAGCGGAAATCTCCGGTACCGGCTCTATCAACCGAAAGGGTATGTCTTTGTGATGCTGAGTGACAGCTTCCTTGCCGATCCACTGCAGTGCTGGCATGCGATATCCTGTAAACCTTATCTGCGCTAATTTTTAAATTGGTACGGGCGAAGTTGATCGTTCGCATGGTCATATGCGCTTGACATAACGCATAGTCAGCGCGTCGCAGATACTTCGCCGAGTACGCAGGTGGCCGGGGTGTCATCCGTTACGATGACCAGCAAACCTCGAACAACGTCTGACAGGGCGCTATGCCAGCCAATCGTGGAGGTAGCCCTTCCGGCCGCCTGCGCATGGTCTCATTTTAGCCTGAGCATCGAATGCGTGGAAAACACACGGCACGCACAAACTGTCACGAATCGGGCTGATGAATACGGTCACCTAGGTAATACAGGCCCCACAGCGTCGCAACGAGAAGTTGTGACAGCAAAATCGCGTAAACAAAGAACACGCCAAGAAACGCCACGAGATGAACGACTGGCCATTTCGTGGCCCAGGTTGACAACGTCGGAGCTACTGCAATGGCAACAATGGATAACATAGTCAACGCTACACATTCAACCGTGAGGAACGCAAACAGCAAGCAGAGAAAGCGACGCCTCGTCAAACTGATTAAGTTGCTGACACCACTGTTAGTCAGCGTCTCAAGTCGAGGCGGAGGATTCCCTGGCATGACAGAATCAATGTCGTTTCTTCCGAACGTAGCGATTGCTGCCAGGGCCGCGATATAGAACCCTGGAAGATTCTGAACAAAACCCAACACCGAGCTGACCAGTCCACCGGCCCCGAAGAAATTGATATGTCCGTGGGCCAGCAATGCACCTATGCTCCCTAGGGATGCCAAAAATAGCGGCACATACCAGTCTGCAATTTTTTTCTCGGGATGCTTTATCGCCAAATACGCGATCGGACGACACAGCTGATAAAGGATCATAGCTATCGCTTACCCTTTCAGAAGAACACACATGCGCTCGCTAATCTCGGTCGAAATGACCTCGAACGATGCGGGAAGTGGAGCGGGAAAATCTCGGATGGTCTCCTTCTTAACGTATCTCTCGTCGTCGGCGATTTGCGCCGATTCCGTCTCAAGTGTGACCGTCCGGCTAATCTCATCCTGCGTCTTAAATTTGACCCGCATCCGATCGAAGCTCTTCTTGCGCGCTTCAGCACATACCGATTTCACAGCATCAATTATTCTGCCCTTGATCTTTTGGTGACTCTCATGGAGAAACACTGAACGCTTCTCCTCCACGATATATCCATTGGCGTCCCACGGATTATCCTTGTGTTTGTCATCCAGTAACTCAATGCCTTCGAGCTTGCCAGACTCAAGATCTTTGAAGAAGCCGGTTGAAGGATGACCGCGCAACTCGAACCGATGGCGCGCCTTGACAATCCGCGGATTGCCATCGCGATCGACGGAACCGTCTGGGTGCGGACGGTGAAAAGCCTGTGGGAAGGCGAGGTCGCACAACCTCATCACGTGATTGAGATAAGCCGTTATTTTTGCGCTCGGCAGTCCCGGAGAGACCTCAAGTATCGCCCTGTAGGTTTGAGGAGCAACAGACACAAGCCTAATTGCCAAGTGTGCCGAATAATCGGCGCCTTCGTCCTTGCGCTTGATGATCTCCCGCCTTTGCCTTTTCACCGGGTCCGAGAGGACGAAATTTGGAGCAGCCTTGTCTGATCGGTTGATCAACAATACTAAGAACTCCAGATCGTCGTCAAGCCGAAGATCCGCGAGATAGCACATCTCGGTACTTTTACGATTCTTCATTGACAGCAGATCGTCTGCTGCCCGTAACGTCTTGACGATTTTGAAAAGGTCTGCAAGGGTGTGGGCCTTCAGGCCCATGAGCTTTCCGGCGCGCCCTAGGGACGCGTAAGTCTCCACCTTGATGTCAAAGAACATCACTATCCGTTCGTCGTCTTTCTGCATGAGTAACCCAAAATCCAAATAGCGGGCCGACCATAATACCGAGGAGACCCGATCTCGCATTGCTTGTCACTGGGTTCAACTCGGACCTGAGCTTCATTACGACGCTTGTTCGTTAATGTCGAGCGTCACCCGACTCTTCAGTAACAAGACAAGGATGTCCGGCACCGTTTTACGTTGAAGTGCTCTTGGGCCGAAGTGACGCTGCTTTTCAGTCGACGGAGGCTTCGATCTCGATACCAAACTGAGAGCCCAATACATGTCGATTGGCATTGCTTTTGACTAACCACGGCGTACTTGCCTCCTTTTCGCTGAGGGGGGATGCGTCTTACATGGACTGCGTCCGGGAACGTCCCGGAGACCTGTTTGCAGTGCATTGTCGAACGCATCACGAACCACGTTACCCTTCGAGTCTATCGTGTCAACCAGCGAATCACCGTTCGTGCAACTCGACGCGCTGTCTGGTCTGGGAAGCGCTGGACCGGTGTCTTGTACGTTGCCAACTGCGCTTGCGCTCTTCTATCGTTAGTTTGCCACGTCAGCTCCGGACAACTCCCAGTCATTGCTTACCGACCCCGACCATCTAGCTTCTAGGAGAAGAGTGACGAATCGTACGCTATGTCACGGCAGCTAGGATAGTCTGACATGCACCGGGACGTCGACTGTCCCGTCCCGATAGCATTGCACCACTAGTGGATCGATGTGGTCCGCAACTTGGTTAGCCTGTTGATTTACTGAGATGGACCCGACGCCCCCTCGGGGAAGCGCGATACTGCTGAGTGTTGTCTTAACCAGACCGCATCGGAGGTTCATCATGGAAATCGATATTCTCGGCATTGATCTCCGCCAAACATTTCTTCCAGCTTCACAGTGCCGGGCGTAGTGGGCAGGCGGTGCATCGCTCGAAGATAGGGCGTGGTACATTGATCGAGACAGTTCACAAGCTTCGCCCACGAATCGTTGTAATGGAGGCCTGCAGTTCGGCGCATCATTGGGCGCGACGCGTTAGTGCCTTGGGTATCGAAGTTCGCTTGATAAGTCCTCAGTATGTGACGCCGTTCGTCAAGACAAACAAGAACGATTGCAACGATGCTTAGGCGATTGTCGAAGCGGCGTCCCGACCGACAATGCGCTTTGTGAGCGTCAAATCGATCGAGCAGGAAGACATTCAGGCGATGCATCGAATGCGTGCCATTCTCGTGCGTCAGCGTACGGCCATCATCAATCAGGTCAGAGGACTTCTGGCAGAGCGCGGCCTGATAGTTGCGCGTTCGGTGCAGGCTTTCAAACGTGCCATCCCCGTCCTGTTGAGCAGTGAAGATTCCGAACAGACGCCTTTCGCTCAATCGCTGGTTACAGACATGTTGCAGCATCTGCAGGCGCTGGAAGCCAGGATTCACTGTCTCGAGACAGCGATAAAAGACTTCGTGAAGAACTCGGCGTTATGCCGCAAGATTACGGCGGTCGAGGGCGTAGGTCCGCTCACTGCAACCGCAATTGTGGGCGCCATCGGCGATGCCAAACAGTTCTCCAACGGATGCCATCTCGCAGCGTGGCTAGGTCTCGTACCACGTCAATACTCCTCGGGTGGCAAGGCTCGTCTCCAAGGCATAAGTAAGCGTGGAGATACCTATTTGCGAACACTTCTGATCCATGGTGCAAGAACCGTTCTGCAATACGCATCCGGCAAGACTGACAAGCGGAGCCGATGGTTACAGCAACTCATTGCCCGACGCGGCTACAACTGCGCGGCAGTAGCGCTAGCCAACAAAAACGCACGCATTCTCCAGGTCCTGTTGAGTACCAACGCCTTGTATAAACCAGCAGCAGTATGAACACCATCCACGTTTAACTTCTGGTATCACCCAACGTAGGTTTGCGTAGCTCTAGTACGTGATGACGAAATTGGTAGAACCAGCATCCTGAAACCTGCTTTCCGTGCCGGCTGCGTAGTCCAAGCCGTTGATTTGTTCAGGACAAGGGTGCGCGGATCTCATCAAGGCTGCGGGCGTGCTTCGGCAATTGCCCACCAGCAAGCCGGATACATGCATGCAGACCATTTCCCATCAATATAACGAGCTTGCAAAACGCGTCGGGGCCATACATGCACGGAATCCTGACCCACTCTACGCAGTAATTTGCATCGAATATTGACCCACGTAGAACACTGACCTGCTCGGCAACGGGCGGGGGAACGGAGTGATCGACGTGGCTATATTGAGCATCATCCGACGCTGGCATTTTCGCGATCATGTCTCGTTGCGCGAGATTGCCAAACGGCTGGGCGTGTCCAGAAACACGGTCAGGCGTTACATACGGGCCGGCACCGTACTGCCCGCCTATCCCGAACGCCACAGCCCCAGCAAGCTCGACGGGTTTGCTGCGAAGCTTGCTGGCTGGCTAAAGACCGAGGCGACCCGGCCCCGCAAACAGCGTAGAACCCTCAAGCAGATTCACGCGGACCTCTGCGTGCTGGGCTTTACTGGCTCCTATGATCGTGTCGCGGCGTTTGCCCGGCGCTGGCGACAGGAGCAGCACGAGCAGGCAAAGACGACCGGGCGCGGGACGTTCGTTCCCCTCCGCTTTGCCGCTGGCGAAGCGTTCCAGTTCGACTGGAGCGAGGACTGGGCCGTCATCAACGGCGAGCGTACCAAGCTGCAGGTCGCGCAACTCAAGCTCAGCCACAGCCGCGCCTTCTTCCTGAGGGCTTATCTGCTGCAGACCCACGAGATGCTGTCTCTCGCCGACAAGACACTGGCGTGCACCAGTCAATAACAATACCCCAATCGCAGAAAATCTCGCGCATATATCACCTTAGTGAGCATCCAACCCGGAATGCCTGGGCAACGTCGTTTGCCCTGAACTCAGATGAGGCTGATCTATGAACCACTCCGTTTCCTGTCCCCGCTGCAACTCGACCCGTGTTACCACACGGGATTACGCCCGAAAAGCCGGCGGGGCGGTTGGCGCTGCGGCCGGTGCCGCCGGTAGTGCTGCTGCCGCACTCGGCGGTGCAGAAGCCGGTGCAGTCCTCGGTATGGTCGCAGGCCCCGTCGGCTCGATCTTCGGCGGCTTGGCTGGCGCGCTCATGGGCGCACTATTCGGTGGCGCTGCCGGCTGTGCCGCAGGCAGCGCCGTTGGCGAGCAGATCGACAACCACATGCTCGACAACTACGACTGCATGGCGTGTGGACACACATTCGGCAAGCAGCACGCGTCCTAGCATTCGCTGGGCTTTGTCTTTACCGCTTTCATCTTTCGACATGCCATGCCTGCAGCCCAGAAGGGCTGCAGGCATTTGTGCTGTCTGTTTCTCAAACTTTCTATTAGGATATCAAATGCACCTTGTACAAAGCATGGCCTATGTCAACGAAACGCCTTGGCACGGCCTGGGCAATCAGCTTGCCGCCAATCAGCCTCTCGAAGTGTGGGCGCAGCAGGCCGGTATGAACTGGCGTATCGAGGAAACCGAAGTCCGCTTTGTCTCCGGCAACGCCGGTTCCAACCTGGGCTCAATCCACGCATTCCCCGAGCAAAAGGTGCTCTATCGTTCGGACAACAAGATGCCGCTCTCAGTTGTCTCGTCGCGCTATCAGGTCGTACAGCCCGAATCCATTTTGGAGTTCTACCGCGATCTCGTTGACGTGGGGGGCTACCAACTTGAGACCGCTGGGGTACTAAAAGACGGCAAGAAACTCTGGGCACTCGCCCGTACCGGCCAGTGCGTGTCGCTTAAAGGCAAGGACACCGTGAACGGCTATCTGTTGCTCTCGACGTCAGCGGACGGGTCGATGGCAACGACAGCTCAATTTACAAGCATTCGGGTCGTGTGTAACAACACCTTGCAAATCGCGCTCGGCGATTCGGCCGGGGCCGTGAAGGTGCCGCATCGTAGCCAGTTCGACGCACAGGCGGTCAAGCGCCAATTGGGTATCGCGATTTCCAGTTGGGACGGTTTCATCGCAAGGATGAAAGCCCTGTCCGAATGCAAGGTCAACGATACGGCTACGGAAGCATTCTTGCGTCGTGTGCTGACGTATCCGGTCGGCTCGGGTCAGCCGGTTCCGGCTACCAACGATTCCGCCATCAAGGCCGTACAGTCACTGTATGCCGGCAAGGGGATGGGAGCGACGCTTGCATCGGCATCCGGTACAGCCTTCGGACTTCTGAATGCAGTGACGGAGTATTGTGATCACCATCGACGCGCTCGCAGCGAAGATCATCGGCGCGATGCTGCATGGTTCGGTACGGGAGCCACCCTTAAGCAAAAAGCCTGGGACGAGGCCATGAGACTCGTCGCATGATCGCTTTTCATTACCGCATAGATGCCCGGTCGGGATCGCTCCCACCGGGCATTTTCATTTGTGGAGGCTGAACATGTCTTTGCCTGAACCTACAGGGCATCGCAGCAATCGTGCTGCGTTGCGGCTTGTGGATACGAAGAATATGCCGCGCGAGGATTGGCTAGAGGTGAGGAAATCCGGGATCGGTGGAAGTGATGCTGCTGCCGCCGTGGGCCTCAGTCCGTACCAGTCGCAACTTGAACTCTGGCTAACAAAGACGGGGCGTGATGCCAACCTGCCAAAGCCGGACTCAGACGATACCAGTGAGCCTGTCTACTGGGGCCAACTCCTTGAACCGATCGTCGCCGCGTGTTACACCAAACAGACGGGCAACAAGGTAAGGCGGGTCAACGCGGTACTTCAGCATTCGACCATTCCGTGGATGCTCGCCAACATCGACCGCGAGGTCGTCGGCATGCCAGATGTGCAGATCCTTGAGTGTAAAACGGCCGGAGAATTCGGTGCACGTCTATGGCGCGAAGGCGTACCCGAATACGTGGTCTGCCAGGTTCAGCACCAGCTCGCGGTCACTGGCAAACAGGCGGCGGATGTCGCGGTACTGCTCTGTGGACAGAAACTCGAAGTGCATCGCATCCAGCGTGACGACGCGCTGATTGCTCGCCTGATCGAACTC contains:
- a CDS encoding lambda-exonuclease family protein codes for the protein MSLPEPTGHRSNRAALRLVDTKNMPREDWLEVRKSGIGGSDAAAAVGLSPYQSQLELWLTKTGRDANLPKPDSDDTSEPVYWGQLLEPIVAACYTKQTGNKVRRVNAVLQHSTIPWMLANIDREVVGMPDVQILECKTAGEFGARLWREGVPEYVVCQVQHQLAVTGKQAADVAVLLCGQKLEVHRIQRDDALIARLIELEAAFWRYVETDTPPPADGSESADRALRCLYPGTGGTVDFSDDRHLSSVFADLVAVRADIEQRETQEAVLKQTIQQAMSEADRALFETGSVSYKRSRDGAGVDLKRLLADHPEFTSQYALTKPGSRRFLVSV